TTTACAAACTATTTTGGAACCAAAATTGCATTAACTCTCCTGCTCCCTTGATACCTTTCTTCCGCATCACACTGAACTTGTTTCTAATACTTTTATCAAGCAATCTTTTAAGCACCCCTAATGGCAACAGCTTGTCACCATGCCTGATCTTGTTTCGCTCTCTCCAAACCGCATACAGAACTACTTGAAAAGCATATCTTATACAGAACAGACTTCTCTTCTCCCTTGATGATTCATTGATAAACTCCATAATTTCCGACCAATGCTTGGTAAAATAATTACCCATTATACCTTTTACCATAGACTCCCAAAGTTTGGATGTGTAATCACACTCGAAAAACAGATGATTCCTTGACTCCTGCGTAGAACGGCAAAGCACACAAGTTGAATCTACTCCATGACTCCATTTAACCACTCGATCCATTGTTGATAGTCTGTCTCTAGAGGCTAACCACGCCATAAACGCATATCTGGGAGTAGTTTAAGGAAACCATATCCCACTGGCCCAAGAACATAAAGGAGAACTTCCTCTCAACAGCATCCAAGTTTCTTGTGTGGAGAACTTCCTCTTGTATCCCGCTTTACCCTTCCAAGTGCTCACATCATTTACCTCAGGGTCAAGCCTGCTGCTAATTTCTCGAATCTCAGCTTCAATATCATTAAGGACACTAGAGCGATGCCTTCGCCTTCTCCGAATACACAATACAGCCTCTTCCACCGTTGCATCTTTCCCAACACCCAAGTCGATGACTCCTCTATCACCCAGCAGCTCAGAGAGTACACCTTTGTCAGACCAATGATCGTACCAAAAAGAAGAATGTCTCCCATTTCCAATCTCTTTCTTATAGAACAGTTTAGCCACTTCTCTTAGCTTCAAAATCTTCCTCCATATGCAAGAACCCATTTGTGGATTTGACTTCACTGCCCAAAAGCTCTTCCCTTTCAATAAATTACCTCTTACCCATTTACCCCATAATGAATCACCAGTTAACAACCTCCAAATCAACTTTAGTCCATATACCTTATTTACTTCCCTCAGATCCCGAATCCCCAAGCCTCCTTCACTCTTAATGCAACAGATCTCCTTCCAAGCTACCTTAGCATTTGAAGTTTTAAGAACTGGCCCTGTCCATAGAAATGCTGAACAAATACTCTCCACCTCCTTTATACAACTACTTGGAATGCGAAATACAGAAATCCAGAAGTTGACAATGCTAACAAACACAGATATTATGAGTTGTAGCCTGCCTGCATATGACAAATATCGGCATGTCCAAGAGTTGATCTTACTTTTTATGTGCTCCAACAGAGGGTAGTAGTCTTGTGTTCTCATAGCTTGAGTCATGAGTGGAAGCCCCAAGTAACGTACAGGTAGTTCACCTTCCGCAAACTTGAAGTTCGTCAAAATACTCCTCTTCTCATCGACTGATACTCCAGCCATGTATATTGTGGATTTCTCCACACTTATACTTAACCCCGACCAGACTTCAAACTCCTCAAATACGGAAAGAGCACCCTGCACAGAATCCTTGGAGCCTTCTACGAAGACCATTAGATCATCTGCAAAACAGAGATGGGTAAGAGAAAGCTTTTGACAACCCGGGTGGACCTTAAACTTCCTCTCAACCATCGCTTTGTCCAGTTTCAGAGATAACACATTCATACAAAGTACAAACAAGTATGGAGCCTTGTAGATGTACAAATCCATCAGTGCCAGGTTCGCAGTTCGATTCCTTCCTAAACCCCAaaattctctctcttttttctgttttgtttgttgGTTGGTTATTACTTGGAGGATTCTGTTAATTCGGTTAAAAGTTTGGATTTGAGATAAAGCATGAGCCTTTTTTGCTTCCGCAGATACGTTACGGCTCAGAGATTCTCTGAAGCTCTTGATATACTCTTCTCTGGGTCATGCCTTGAACTAGAGCACGGCCTGGTTTGTTCCCTTTCCTTCTTTTTGTTATTACACATATCTATGTAATGACATGTTATCACAAAGTTTTTAAGCTAGAAAAATACTTTATTATGAAACAATAGTGATTTTCTTATTGAAACAATTAATCCTCAGGTGAATTGTGGGGCGGACCTTGCTCTTTTGTTTGTTGACACACTTGTTAAATCCAAGTCACCTTGCAATGATGAAACTCTTGGTTAGTGTTCCAGGTCACCGTGTATAATCGCTAGAGTTCATTATCAATTATCATGTATCACCTTTTGTTTATAGTACTTTGTGTGTCAGATCGAATCAGGTGTATGTTCAAGTTGTTTCCTAGGGTTCCTGTACCACCTCATTTGGTAGATGTGAGCGATGATGAAGATGTCCATAATCTTCAAGAATCTCTTGGGGATGCTAGATCACGTGTTGAAAACTTGACCTCCTTCTTGAGAGCTGCTATAAAGTAAGCCAGAGCACTTgtattatccttttttttttctctgtgttGTTTGATGTGaacatttataaaacattttgaagttaaatactgttttttttgtcGTCAGATGGTCTGCAGAGTTTGGAGGCCCAAGTACTGGATACCCTGAGTTGCATGCTATGCTGGCTGATTATCTTTACACCGAGTGTCCTGAACTTGTACTCTTCTTGTGTACCCATTTGGTTATAAAGTCTTGCATTGTATTTTATTAACTgactttttctttatatatatggcAGGACATGGTTCGAATATCACGGCATTTTGTTAGAGCCGAGGACCCTGAGAAGTTTGCATATACGCTGATCAACTTCATGGGAAGGGTCAGTCTCTTTGTTTCAACACCTCCTTTTTTATCATTGAGAAAATTTTGCTCTTAGATATTCAAGACTTGTTTCTTATACATGGTATACTACTATGCAGTGTTATCCTGGTGAAGATGACCTTGCAATAGCACGAGCAGTTCTCATGTAAGTTCATGCTTTCCAACTGGAGTCCCAAGATTGTTAGGGGAAACTATAAGGAATGAAACttattttgtcttctttttcCTCCGCAATTTAGGTACTTATCTATGGGTAACATGAAAGATGCAAATTTGATAATGGATGAGATTAAGAAACAAGCAGAAGCAAAACATCCTGAGCTCTCAGAATCAGACCTTATCCAATTTACCTCATATCTTCTGGAAACGTTAGTTGCACTCTTaaatcttcttcgtcttcttttaGTTTTCTATTGTTACCTAAAGAATTTTGATGCATGTATGATACAGGTTGCAGAGGGATGCATTGCCTCTTTTCAATATGTTAAGAGTAAGGTATAAGTCTTGCATAGATAGAGAACCACTGCTCAACGAGGTAATACAACGATCaaaacacagagagagagatttgtTTATCTTGTTAACGGAGACTAATGTTCCTGGAAATTTTTGTCTATCTTGTGAAGTTGCTGGACGAGATTGCACAGAGATTTTACGGTGTGCAGCGTAAGAATCCTATGGAAGGAATGTTTGGAGACATATTCAaggtataaattaaaaaaaaaaacatatagacGATCTCCCACTTATCTCATATGTTGAAGTTACAATGCTGGAACCACTGAAAGTCTTTCTGTTCTTGTGTAGATGATGGGCTAAGGAAGGAGATAGAAGGCAATAATACTCTGTATTTGGCGATGTTCTAATAAAGGGATAGCTCTGGTGAATTCTCcagtttataaaatttgtttctCTTATCCTCAAGTGGATAAGAGTTTTGTTCTTGTAACATTATACATTGTTTTTGTCAGCACTACTACAGATTCAGGATAAACGTAAAGGAAAACTAGAAgtattttgaaacttttgttaaatttatttaactcatatatatagtacatgttaaataagataatttatttttttgcatgCTCAAATGAAACTATAAGGAGACAGGTAACTAGCTAGTActgaaataaatattatattatccaCCCTCTACTTTCCATAGAACTAAAGAAAACCATAAAGAGACAGCAGAGATGGAGACAGATAGAGAGAGTATGTCCGGAGGAGGAAGACGAACCCACACCAAGTTTTCCTTTGGTATAGTCTATATATAGTTTCTTTATGTTAACAGGCTGATGCTACTTCAATAATGATAAATATGCATATGCtgtaatgttttttgttttgttttgcaggtGTTGTGAGATTGGTTTTGTCGGTTGGAGTTTTAGCATGTGTTTATCAGTCGGTCCAACCTCCACCGCCGAAGATGTTCACCGCCGTGACATCACCGAGGATCAAACTGAGAGATGGAAGGCATTTGGCATACAAAGAACTCGGAGCTCCCAGAGAGGAAGCCAAGTTCAAGATGATTTATATCCACGGCTTTGATTCTTGTATGCACGACTCATTTTTCTTCCACAACTTGTCGCCAGCTCTTTTGGAGGAACTCAAGATATGCATAGTATCATTTGACCGACCTGGTTATGGAGAGAGTGATCCTGACCCGAACCGGACACCAAGAAGCATAGCATTTGATATAGAAGAGCTTGCTGATGGGTTAGGACTAGGACCAAAGTTCTCTGTCATTGGCTTCTCTATGGGAGGTCAAATCATTTGGTCTTGTCTTCACTATATTCCTCACAGGTTAGACACGGTTTGCTTCTGGCTTGTGTTAAGATTCATAACACTTCGGTTTAGAGTTTAATCATACATGAAAGTGTTTCAGGTTAGGTGGAGCGGCGATGGTAGCGCCCGTAGTTAACTACTGGTGGAGAAACTTGCCTGCAAAATTGTCTAAGGAAGCTTTATCTCTAATGCTTCCTCGAGACCAGTGGATGCTTAGAGTGGCTCATTATGCACCTTGGCTTACTTTCTGGTGGAACACACAGAGATGGTTCTCAATTGCTAGCTACATTTCATGTGACCCCAACATCCTCTCGTTTCAGGACAAGGAAATCTTCTCTAGGCTCGGTTACAATGACCTGAATCAGGTTTCAAGAACATTCTCATATTCATATCCTAAAGTTTACAAACATAATGAAGCAAGTCTCTTTGGTATACCATGAAGTTGCGTTTTGTTTTTGGAAGGCATACGCAAGGAAGCAAGGAGAATATGAAAGTCTACACAGAGACTTGATGATTGGATATGGTCATTGGGAGTTTGATCCATTAGACGTTCAAAATCCGTTTAAGAACAGTAATGGCTCAGTCCACCTTTGGCATGGCGATGAGGATATGTTTGTGCCAGTGTCGCTTCAACGTTTTATCATCTCAAAACTTCCGTGGGTTCGATACCATGAACTGACTGGCTCAGGCCATTTCTTTCCTTCTCTTATGGTTGATGAGATTGTCAAGACACTTTTTGTTGGAGAAGACTAGCAAGTGCAAATGTTTCTGTAGAAGCATCAAGAATGTCGGACAACAGTTGAAGAATAGAAGCAAGTACAGGGTCTTGACTTGACTGTGGCTTTAAGCAAGTTAGACTCCGCTAAGCAATGAGTAAGGTTGTATATCAACAAGGACCAAGGAGAGAGAAACTTTTACAATGTAATGTAATCCATTACAAATTAGAACACACTaaaaagaagatatatcaaTACAAAGACAACAACACAATACTAGAAACAAacaaatgtaaattataaacatcttatttttatctaccaaacaaattcatacataatacatatcataatataaaaatatatatatagtttccaTGATATAAAGTATAGTAAGCTGATAGAGAATCAGTCCTCACTCACTCACTCATCACTCATTGCAAACTCAGGAAGGATCCAGCCATTGTCCATGGCACGACCAACATACAACTCCAACTTCTCTCTCGCGTTAGGTATATCAAGCGACAAGTCATCAAGGCTGTCTTTAACACGACCAAACCCTTTTGTCATTTGGTTCATTGTAATCAACCCTTCACCAAAACATTCCTCAAGCAGATTCAGCAACCCAtcgttcttcttctccatcgcCATCACCAAAGCTTTCTTCACCACCTCGTGGTTAAAAAACGGCATCCCTAGATCACGGATACACTGACAAGCCTCTGATGTTACTCCTCCCATTTCGTATTCCTCCAAAAGTTTCAAGATCTTGTCTTTTGCATCTTCCACTATCCACCCGCTCCCACCGCCCCAGCTTCTCAGCAGCCTCTCCCCTGCGTGTCTTGCTGAGATGAGAGACCGTGCTGAGCGAACTGTTTCGGTTCCTGTTGATTTCGGAGGTAGCTTGGTTGAGATCTCCTCGAGGTTAAGCGGAGCTAAGACGTCATCGATTACAGCTCTAGCTAGAAACAGAGCGAGCTCGTTTGATGCGTCCATGATGTCTAAAGCTGTGTCTTCTGCTGATTCAAGGAGCATGATGAAACCGTTTATGAAATCTTCTGTTGAGAATAACTCCatgtgaagagaagaaagaagaaccGAAGCCATTTCCTTTTCTCTGTTCTTCTTGTCTAGAGCAAGAGTTATAAGCTTCTTTAGAAACACAGGGTTGTACTCAGGCGTTGCTAAATCTTCAAGACTGCGGATTAGCTCAGGAATGTCATCTGATAAGAAATATTCTTGAATTATATTCACTGTATCCTTCTTGTACTGTCTTAGCTTATCGTCTTGGCTTGATTCTCTTCCATCTTGATCAGAGTTTACCTTGAAAGAATCATCAAGCCAGCCTCCAGAGATAGCCTTGGGAACTATCGAATCAAACAGCTTTCTAGCAGATGGGATGTCTAGAGCAAGGTCATCGAGAGACTCTGCAACTCGGTTGAACCCTTTCACCATTTGACTCGAACTGATCagaccttcttcagcagcttcGTTCAAGAGCCTTAGTATGAGCGGCTCGGCTGCTTGAGACTCCATAGCAAGAACCAAAGCTCTCTTCACCACCTCGTGATGGAAGAACGTGACGCCTAATTCTCTGATGCATCTACACGCTTCGTATGTGTCTCCGTTTTCTACGTACTCCTTCAAGATTTCGgatatcttcttcttcgtttcttCTACGGTAGTGTGAGTGCTACCTCCCCATTTTCTCTCCACTAGCTCCGCGTGGTGAGGAGCCGAGAGATAGCTCTTCTCCGCGGTTACAATAACCTGGAAGCCTTTTGAAGACACTGGAAGATTCTTCTTAGATCTCGCTAGAAAAACCGGAGGGAGGATTTCATCAACGATGGCCCGGGCAATGAACAACGCGAGGACGTTAACAGCATCAGGTATGTCCACCGCAAGGTCATCAACGGATCTGAGAAGTCTTATAAACCCATCCCTGATCTGATCAGGTAAAATGACATCAGCATACAAGGCAGAGAGTAAGACCGAAGCCATTTCCTTCTCCTTGTCGTGCCTGTCCATGGCCATGGAGACAAGCCGCTTGGTGAAGTAAGGATGATATTCACTCGAACCAAGCTCCCTGAGGTCAGACGCCGCCACTTTCACATCACCGGTGGTGAAGTACTCTTCGATGATGGAAACTACAGCCTTTTTGTAATCATCCAAGGGGTCTGATACAGGTGAATCAACAAGTTCATCATATGCTCCCTGttttaaaagagagagagagtatatgAGTCACAAAGTAAGGCAATGAATCAATCTACGAGTAAAAGAATAGAATCAACTGGATGCAATACCTCTCCACTATCGTAATTGGGATCGTTTTTATCGAGAAAGCAGTCAAGATCAGTGTCAAGAAGCTTTCCCCAAGTTCCTTTACCACCAGCACCCTCTGCAGATATCATCATAGCCACCACATAAGTAAAACTCTTTTTATATGTATCAGGGATCTAATCTATAAAGTTTTGACCTTTCTTAACACGGATATGTTTCCCAGAGTGACTCCGACGCACATGCCTAAAAGGGAACCCAGCTACGGGTCCTTTGCCACCAGTGGGAGACTTAATGTTCAAATCAGCAAATAAAGGATGAGACTTTGGCGACGATGACAAGTTTCCAGCGTTCTTCAGAGTTGCTACCTCCAGTTTCTTCCACTGCCCGTCCGTCAACATACCCTCATCCGATGCCATCTGAGAACAATTAAAACGATCAGAGATAAGATCAATCAAGACACACAAGTGATGTTATCGAGATTCTAACAGGCATAAGATCGATTGAGTAAGCAAATATTTCAACAAGGCATATAGGGAAATagaaaggagaaagaagaagaatctaTACATGTGACACTGCACGAATCCAATTCCAAACCGTGAAAGAGAGTCGTGTTCTCTGCTTGGCTCGGATCTAGAGCCAAGACAGGAGATGATACGGATCGAAACTCCAGCACCGGGGAGGGCGAATAATCAACGTAGATGATGAAGATAACGATCACTCCACTAAGATTCAAAAGTCACCGATTCCAGACAGCGACTAGAGCAAAGGAACTGGATCAGGATCGCCccaaaaattattaatacaatataataaaagttttatattatatatgatggTACACGTCATCACAGATAGACGTGGATAGCTTTtacttttctttaaaaaaaaacacaatattcTGATGCAAAACGGGCCGGATCAGGAAGTTCGGCCCATATAGTTAGCTATTTTGGGCTAAattattcaaattaaaattagtaAAATTACATACATGGAAATTGGAATTCTTAATCTTGATCATATGTTTTACAAAGTTACGTGGAAATGTATTAAGTGTAAACTATTCCAAAGTGTAGTTTATAGACACCTTCGGAAGTTTTAACCCATGACGATTCCATATGCATTATCAAAAGTATCGATTCGGAAGTATAGTTCTCAAGTTCCCTGGCTATGTTTTCTTCATACTGGTGCTTTAGTTCTTTCGTTCTGCACCCGAAAACTAGCGTTTTAAGCGATCATCTTcggctttgtttttttttcttttctgatttGTTTATGAATCCTTATCTACTTAATATGATTATTGTGTTGGCAAAAAGTATATGGAGATGTATATATTGTAATTTGATGATCTAatccaaaataattattatgaACTGTCTAaccaatattatttttatttgttatttttgagtGAATGTGCTATGTTTATTGAATTATTTGTAGAACACTGACAATTAGAAGAAGTTGGCTAGTAGTTTTCAAGCAAACCGCCGCACATGCCTTTTGTCTGAACACTTTCTTTTTCTGATCCGACGGTTCCACTTATATCTTCAACCTTAAATCTAACGACTCTGCTTGCTTTTAGAAAGGTcaattctctctttttcttgtaTTTGTTTACAAGACATTTCAACTTTAGcaaccaaaagaaaagaaaaatgaaatttgaaattacTTCATACGGCAACCAAAAACAAATCTTGTGAATTATGCGGCCGAGCTTTAATCCACaactctacaaaaaaaagattactaGTAAGTTTAGTATCCTAATATTCAGGTTTCAGTTTATCAAAAGTCGTAAGTTTAATATCCAAATATTCAGGTTTCAGTTGATCAAAGTCGTATGATCTACGGAAACCAATGTAAAATTCTATTGTAgtgtaaaaaaaacaagatggtTCATGAAATTCTCAATTCTGAAGAAGGCTCAACTGATAACCTTATCTAATTTTCATTATTCTTTACAAGATCATAGAATCATAGAATGCTAACTGGTCGAAATTTACGATGAAAATATGCAACTACAAAGCAAGCACAGTACTAATACTTAATTCAACCGCAGTTTAGCCTTCTTCAGCATTGAGAATTTCATGAACTTTGTATGGTTCCAAGTTTAGTCACACGAGAACAGAATAATATTAATATCGAACATGTTTGTTGATCAtagttttcaaaacaaaatgtttGTTGATCATGCTAGAAATATCGAAATAATGTCCAAAAGTTTCTAAATACGTACTGTTTTGTAATGTTGAAAATATCCATAAATGATGTTAGTTTATTTTATGCATAAAAATCGGTAGACTAAAACTCCTGATTGTTGTTATGGTCGTAGTTAATGTTGAAAATATGGAAAATAGTGTTTTCATCAACGTAAGTGGTGGCTAGAGCATCTCGAGacaataataaaaagaacatgTAGCAAAATAAAATGTCGGTGAGGCGTAAAATTATATAAGCTGATAAAGTGTTCTACAAGATTATTAAAGTGTGGATGATATATAGTGATGCAAATAGTTTCCATGTGCATTTAATTGTCAACACATTTTACACcaaccaaaattttcaattattcgATATGAAAAGAtgttatataaatgtataagcAAAATGTATTGAAAGATTGGCCTTCGAGCACATGGTTCAATGGTCCCAAAATCAAATCCCGGTGTCGGTTAAGTTCTCCTATTATGTTTTCTTTGGTGTGGCTGTTCTCTAATTTAGTTCTGAACAATAGGGCTTATAAATGATAAGTTCACCCGTATTACTGAAGTACACTAACACTGTTGACTCTTGCAGGCCATCTAATAGTGTTCACCAAGATTCATCTTTAAGTTCGTTGAGATTTAATTACGAATTCTCTTTTTCTCTATAAGCCACGTGACTCATTGCTCTATGTCACCTGCATATTGAATGTACTGGCTCAACCAGTTTGATTTCAACTGCTATAATGGTTGAGGTCATTATATTAACAATGATGATCGGATCAGTGTGATGTTGAATGCATACATGTGAGAGTAGGTTTGTCATTCGGGATTGAATTTTGAAACTTCATTCATTTCAAAATAGCGCACTGTTTTTCTCCCTATATGAtttaggttgtttttttttttttttttttttttttttttggtcacgGGCGGTCTCCGGATTCCCAGAGGACTCGAACCCAGGTGCCTTGGGATCAAGTTCACTCTAGTGTTACCACTAGGCTATTCGGCTGATTTAGGTTGGTTTCCATTATAAAACACAGGGAAAATCATTTCacatatagagagagagataagagaaaaaaattaatggctAAGAAAGGTGGGTCCAGTTAACCTCAACTTGCATGCGCATTAAATCATTCAAGGTGCTCGTTCATGTGCTATATAGCCTATATGTTTCTTTGTCTTTCTCCCGTTCACTCATATGTTTCGTACTAAAACCTTATAACTTTTTCAGCAAGAAGCCAATGAACACAATGTTAAATTCCTCACATGCATTATTTTCACTTATCTTTCTCTACTGCATTTTCTTCTCCTCACTCGCTTTGTCCTCGCCAGTTTCCGACCCCGAGCTCATCGTTGACGAAGTCCACAGGTATTGTAACACAAATGTACAATCTTTATGAATACAAATGTTCGTGTAAGCtcgaaatttttctttttaaagttCTCTCCGTCCAATGGTAGTTTTGTTACTTTAATCTTATCGTAAACTGACTTGTTTATTTGCTGCATTAGCAGTTATATGTACGTCCAAGAATAATGCAAATATGTTATTGTATAGTGGATGTGAAATTAATCCTCTTTCTAACATATATCGTGGATGTGAATTGGTtgatattttaggaaaataaacGAGTCTATATCAAGAAGGAACTTAGGATACTTTTCGTGTGAGACCGGTAATCCAATCGATGATTGTTGGCGATGCGACAAAGACTGGGAGAAAAACCGGAAACGGTTAGCTGATTGCGGAATCGGTTTTGGAAAAAACGCAATTGGTGGTCGCGATGGTGAAATTTACGTGGTCACCGATCCAGGTAACGATGATccagtaaaccctaaaccggGAACACTAAGATACGCAGTCATTCAAGATGAACCTCTTTGGATCATATTCAACCGAGACATGACGATCCAACTAAAAGAAGAACTCATAATGAACTCTTTCAAAACCCTAGACGGACGAGGAGCCTCCGTACATATCGCTGGTGGGCCGTGTATAACCATACAATACGTGACAAACATCATCATCCACGGTTTACACATACATGATTGTAAGCAAGGTGGGAACACCTACGTACGAGATTCTCCAGAGCACTACGGGTGGCGGACGATATCCGACGGTGACGGTGTTTCGATTTTCGGTGGGAGCCACGTGTGGGTTGATCATTGCTCGTTATCGAATTGTAACGATGGGTTGATTGATGCGATCCGTGGGTCGACGGCTATAACGATTTCTAATAATTATTTGACGCATCACAATAAGGTTATGTTATTGGGACATAGTGATACGTATGAACAAGACAAGAATATGCAAGTCACTATCGCTTTTAACCATTTTGGAGAAGGCCTCGTCCAACGAATGCCAAGGTATTCATCATATgatttactttatttatttatcaaaacaaaaaatatattgttttttagtATACctatatttctttatatatatgtagCACAAACTATAAAGGTCAACTATATTGTCGGTGGAcatcttaaaagaaaataacaaagcCAAAATATACAACTACTGCATTGAACACTTAATAATTATAGTTGAGTTATTTTTATATGTGAATCACTGCAGATAGTTTTTCTATAACAAGTAGAGTATGTAAATTTTGATTCTAACAAAGTAATGAAAGattatatttacataatatatatatatatatatatatatatatataggtgtcGACATGGATATTTCCATGTGGTGAACAACGACTATACACATTGGGAAATGTATGCAATTGGAGGAAGTGCTAATCCTACCATCAACTCTCAAGGCAACCGTTTTCTTGCTCCTGATGACTCTTTTAGCAAAGAGgtattccaatttttttttatattcaactttttttaaatacaaaacaaatgtgatttgatttaattcaaacttataataactCATGGTTTGGGGGGAAATAGGTAACAAAGCATGAGGATGCTCCCGAAAGCGAATGGA
The window above is part of the Brassica napus cultivar Da-Ae chromosome C3, Da-Ae, whole genome shotgun sequence genome. Proteins encoded here:
- the LOC106422645 gene encoding protein GET4-like — encoded protein: MYKSISARYVTAQRFSEALDILFSGSCLELEHGLVNCGADLALLFVDTLVKSKSPCNDETLDRIRCMFKLFPRVPVPPHLVDVSDDEDVHNLQESLGDARSRVENLTSFLRAAIKWSAEFGGPSTGYPELHAMLADYLYTECPELDMVRISRHFVRAEDPEKFAYTLINFMGRCYPGEDDLAIARAVLMYLSMGNMKDANLIMDEIKKQAEAKHPELSESDLIQFTSYLLETLQRDALPLFNMLRVRYKSCIDREPLLNELLDEIAQRFYGVQRKNPMEGMFGDIFKMMG
- the LOC106422748 gene encoding uncharacterized protein LOC106422748, which codes for METDRESMSGGGRRTHTKFSFGVVRLVLSVGVLACVYQSVQPPPPKMFTAVTSPRIKLRDGRHLAYKELGAPREEAKFKMIYIHGFDSCMHDSFFFHNLSPALLEELKICIVSFDRPGYGESDPDPNRTPRSIAFDIEELADGLGLGPKFSVIGFSMGGQIIWSCLHYIPHRLGGAAMVAPVVNYWWRNLPAKLSKEALSLMLPRDQWMLRVAHYAPWLTFWWNTQRWFSIASYISCDPNILSFQDKEIFSRLGYNDLNQAYARKQGEYESLHRDLMIGYGHWEFDPLDVQNPFKNSNGSVHLWHGDEDMFVPVSLQRFIISKLPWVRYHELTGSGHFFPSLMVDEIVKTLFVGED
- the LOC106422747 gene encoding MA3 DOMAIN-CONTAINING TRANSLATION REGULATORY FACTOR 1-like, with protein sequence MASDEGMLTDGQWKKLEVATLKNAGNLSSSPKSHPLFADLNIKSPTGGKGPVAGFPFRHVRRSHSGKHIRVKKEGAGGKGTWGKLLDTDLDCFLDKNDPNYDSGEGAYDELVDSPVSDPLDDYKKAVVSIIEEYFTTGDVKVAASDLRELGSSEYHPYFTKRLVSMAMDRHDKEKEMASVLLSALYADVILPDQIRDGFIRLLRSVDDLAVDIPDAVNVLALFIARAIVDEILPPVFLARSKKNLPVSSKGFQVIVTAEKSYLSAPHHAELVERKWGGSTHTTVEETKKKISEILKEYVENGDTYEACRCIRELGVTFFHHEVVKRALVLAMESQAAEPLILRLLNEAAEEGLISSSQMVKGFNRVAESLDDLALDIPSARKLFDSIVPKAISGGWLDDSFKVNSDQDGRESSQDDKLRQYKKDTVNIIQEYFLSDDIPELIRSLEDLATPEYNPVFLKKLITLALDKKNREKEMASVLLSSLHMELFSTEDFINGFIMLLESAEDTALDIMDASNELALFLARAVIDDVLAPLNLEEISTKLPPKSTGTETVRSARSLISARHAGERLLRSWGGGSGWIVEDAKDKILKLLEEYEMGGVTSEACQCIRDLGMPFFNHEVVKKALVMAMEKKNDGLLNLLEECFGEGLITMNQMTKGFGRVKDSLDDLSLDIPNAREKLELYVGRAMDNGWILPEFAMSDE
- the LOC111204757 gene encoding probable pectate lyase 22 isoform X1, which translates into the protein MRIKSFKVLVHVLYSLYVSLSFSRSLICFVLKPYNFFSKKPMNTMLNSSHALFSLIFLYCIFFSSLALSSPVSDPELIVDEVHRKINESISRRNLGYFSCETGNPIDDCWRCDKDWEKNRKRLADCGIGFGKNAIGGRDGEIYVVTDPGNDDPVNPKPGTLRYAVIQDEPLWIIFNRDMTIQLKEELIMNSFKTLDGRGASVHIAGGPCITIQYVTNIIIHGLHIHDCKQGGNTYVRDSPEHYGWRTISDGDGVSIFGGSHVWVDHCSLSNCNDGLIDAIRGSTAITISNNYLTHHNKVMLLGHSDTYEQDKNMQVTIAFNHFGEGLVQRMPRCRHGYFHVVNNDYTHWEMYAIGGSANPTINSQGNRFLAPDDSFSKEVTKHEDAPESEWSHWNWRSEGDLMLNGAFFTLSGAGPTKSSSYSRASSLAARPSSNVGEITISSGALSCKKGSHC
- the LOC111204757 gene encoding probable pectate lyase 22 isoform X2 gives rise to the protein MNTMLNSSHALFSLIFLYCIFFSSLALSSPVSDPELIVDEVHRKINESISRRNLGYFSCETGNPIDDCWRCDKDWEKNRKRLADCGIGFGKNAIGGRDGEIYVVTDPGNDDPVNPKPGTLRYAVIQDEPLWIIFNRDMTIQLKEELIMNSFKTLDGRGASVHIAGGPCITIQYVTNIIIHGLHIHDCKQGGNTYVRDSPEHYGWRTISDGDGVSIFGGSHVWVDHCSLSNCNDGLIDAIRGSTAITISNNYLTHHNKVMLLGHSDTYEQDKNMQVTIAFNHFGEGLVQRMPRCRHGYFHVVNNDYTHWEMYAIGGSANPTINSQGNRFLAPDDSFSKEVTKHEDAPESEWSHWNWRSEGDLMLNGAFFTLSGAGPTKSSSYSRASSLAARPSSNVGEITISSGALSCKKGSHC